The nucleotide window CCTGGCAGTATGCGCAACAGCGTTACAGCGTGCTGCGTCTGCGCTTTGCCTGGGAACATGAACTGGTGCAGATTATAGACCGTCATGGACATACCGACTGGCACTATCTGGATATCAGTGATCAGGACAAAGCTTCACAGGAGGCGTATCTGAATGAACTGATGGCAAAGGACCGTACCTTGTCCTTCGATCTGTCTGCCGGCAACCTGTTCCGGATACATTTGGTGAAACGCGGAGAATATGACTGGAGCTGCCTTTTCAGCAACCATCATGCTATATTGGATGGCTGGAGCATGCCGTTGCTGCTCAATTATGTACACGAAGTATATCTGCAGCTGTTGCAGGGGATGCCTGTAGTCGTAAGGGAAGACCAGAGTTATACAGAAGCGCAGCGTTACCTGCAGCAACATCGCGGGGATAATGAAGCCTACTGGATCGCTGCAGTGGCCCGGCTGGAAGAGCAGGAAGACCTGAGCAGTCTGCTACGCGCAGATCAGCGTCATATCCGGTTATCGGCTTATCGTCATATTCTGCAGCCGGCAGAAAAGGCAAAGATCATAGGCGGCACAAGCTATGAGGCGCTGAAGCGCTTGTGTGCCACTCATGGAGTTACCCTCAATGCCGTGCTGCAGTACTGCTGGCACCGGCAGCTGAGCCTCTATGGCAACACACATACCACCGTAGTGGGCATGACCGTTTCCGGCCGTAACCTGCCTGTTAACGATATAGAACAATCCGTAGGGTTATATATCAACACGCTTCCTGTGATCATGGAACATGGTGCTGGTAGTGTATTATCAGCTATTAAACATTTACAGGCCCATATCGGAGAGGTGAACAGCCGCAGCGATATAAACCTGGGTAGGCTGAACCCCGGCGGCGAACGCCTGTTTAGCAGTCTGTTTGTATTTGAGAACTATCCGGTACCGGAAGGAGCAGATGGAGAAGAGGGCTTATTGTCGATCCGGTTCAGAAGTAGTATGGAGAAGCTTGACTATCCACTGGCCGTGGTGCTGGCAGAGCGAGGTGCTGAGATTAGCTTTAGCATCAAATATGCAGCAGAATTATTTGATGATGCCATCATTGCACAATTGCTCTCCGGTATGGAACTCATCCTGGAACAGCTAATAACTCATCCGGATATCACAGTATCCTCGTTGGTGCATCTGCGCGAAGCGCAATACCAGCAAATGATCTTCGACTGGAACAATACCGTTCGTGATTATCCTGCTGACAAAACCATCCACCAGTTGTTTGAAGAACAGGTGGCAGCTATCCCTGATGCTATCGCGCTGGTATATGAAGATGTCCGTCTGTCTTATGCGCAGGTGAATGCCAAAGCCAACCAGCTGGCTGCGTATATGCGTGCCCATTATGAGTTGAAACCCGATGACCTGGTAGGTCTGTACCTCGACCGCTCAGCACAGATGGTGATTGCAATACTGGCGGTACTGAAAGCGGGAGCAGCGTATGTGCCGATAGATATTGCTTATCCGGATGACAGGATCGCATACATTTTATCTGATACCGCCGCTAAAGTGGTGCTGACTAACGAAGTATATCAGGAGAAACTGGTCCGGCTCACCACAACATCCATCACGGCAATAGATAATCCTGATTGGGCGGAAGCGTTGAATGGCTTTTCTGTGGCTAACCTCCCACATTTCAATATATCCGACGATCTGATTTATGTGATGTATACAAGCGGTACTACCGGTATGCCGAAAGGAGTAATGATCACTCACCGGAATGTGGCCCGCCTGGTGAAAAATACAGACTATATTCATATTGAGGCCACAGACAGGATAATGGGAATATCCAATTACGCCTTTGATGGTTCTACCTTTGATATTTTTGGATCACTGCTCAACGGTGCGTCGCTCATTCTTTCTGATAAAGATCTTTTGCAGGATATCAGCAGGTTCGGCAACATACTGCAGGAAGAACAGGTGACCATCTTTTTCATCACCACAGCGCTATTCAATCTACTGGTAGAAGAATCGCTTCCCGGATTAAAAAATCTGAAGTACATCCTGTTTGGTGGGGAACATGTTTCGTTTAAACATGTAGCCGCTTTCCTGGACAACTACACTTCGGTCACCTTGCTGCATGTATATGGCCCTACAGAGACTACTACTTTTGCCACTTCCTTCTGTTGCAATAACCAGGTGAAGGTGGCAGACGGTATTGTGCCTATTGGTCACCCCTTGTCCAATACTTCTACCTATGTACTGGACAGTAACCTCTATCCGGTGCCGTCCGGGGCTATCGGAGAGCTGTACATCGGCGGCGACGGTGTGGCAAGAGGATATCTCCACCAGCCGGCACTTACGCAGGAGCGCTTTATTGACAATCCTTTCAGCGGGCCGGAAGAAAACAACCGCCTCTATAAAACAGGTGATCTGGTGAGATACCTGCCCGATGGTAATATAGAATACATTGGCCGTACAGACTTCCAGGTGAAGTTACGTGGTTACAGAATAGAGCTGGACGAAATAGCTACGGCACTCAGCAGCTATGGAGAAATAAAACAAAGTATTGTAGTAGTAAAAGAAAACACCGATGCAGAAAAAACAACCAGGTACCTGGCTGCCTATTATGTAGCGGCAACAGCTGTAGAAGATGCAGCGTTAAGGGAACATCTGTCCGTTTCGCTGCCGGACTACATGATACCGACAGCATTTATCCATATGGATAAACTACCGTTGACGGCTAATGGAAAAGTAAATCTTAAAGCGTTGCCGGAGCCGGTTCTCAGTAATGCAACCGATCAGGAATCTCTACCGAAATTCATGCTGGAAGCCGTACTCCGTGAGATATATGCAGAAGTGCTTAAAATACCGGCAGCTAGTATCAGCATCCGGGATGATTTCTTCCGGTTGGGAGGAGACAGTATCCTTGGTATCCAGCTGCAAAACAGGATCAGACAGCAGTTGGGTGTGAAGGTGAATATGAAGGATATCTTTACTTACCGCAGTATCGAACAACTGCATGATAAAGTGATTGCGAAGGCCGCAGAACCGGTAAAAACAGTAGCAGAACAAGGGATTTTAAGCGGGGAGGCCGCACTGTTGCCAATACAGGAATGGTTCTTCAGCCACCCGTTAAACTATGCGCATCACTGGAATCAATCATTTACAATCCGTACCGGAGAACTGGATATCGCTTTATTACAACTGACGTTGAAAGAACTGGCTGCATTCCATGACGCCCTGCGCTTACGGTATCAGGCAGATGAAACAGGAAGATACAGGCAATATTATCATCCGGAAGCGGATGCGCCTGAAATGAAAGTACTGGATGTCCGTATGATACCGTATGATGAAGGTAGTGCGGCGTTTGCTGATGAGCTACAGCAGATACTGACAGGATACCAGCATCATTTTAATCTGAATGAAGGCCCGTTATATAGCGTGGCTTATCTCCACGGCTTTGCAGATGGCAGTACCCGGATATTCTTTGTGCTTCATCATCTCATTGTGGATACGGTGAGCTGGCGCATTCTCCGCGATGATCTGCAAACCATTTATACGGCATTGGCTGCCGGCACTGCTGTCGCATTGGGTGATAAGGGTACCAGCTACAGGCAATGGGCGACCTTTTTACAGGACTATCATCTGGAACATGCCGATGAAATCAGCTACTGGCAGAAAACGACAGAGAGCTACCACAGTTCGCCCGATATCATTTCCCAACTGGCAGAAAAAGAAACAACGCATTATCATACAGCCATTAGTCTGGACAGTGCCACCACCCGATTATTGCTGACAGAAGCCGGAAAAGCCTACCATGCTACTATCAATGATTTGTTGCTTGCGGCATGGGGATTAACGTTGTTGGCTATCACTGGCAGCGCAGATCATTACCTGGTGTTGGAAGGCCATGGCAGAGAGAAGATAACTGGTTTTGATTTATCCCGCACTGTTGGATGGTTTACAACCATGTACCCTGTTTGCCTGCATACTGTTCCGGGAGATATCGGAAATACCATTCTCAGCGTGAAGGAGTATTTGAGAGCAGTACCTGGCAACGGTCTAGGATATGGTGCATTGAACGGATATGTCAAGGGGGCATTGCCGCGTATCTTCTTTAATTATCAGGAAGAGCAGGAAGGAAAGCCCGCCCTTGATAATATAGACCATTACCGGATAGCCGCAAATGGTACGGTAATCAATGGTGAGCTTAAATTTGATATTACAGGCAAACTGGGTCAGACAATGATGGACAGGCTGGCTGTTATATTCCATGAAATGCTGGCTGCTGTAGCTGAACATTGTCAGAACAGGGAGACTACCTATTCGCCAGGTGATTTTACAGAAGATTTTGACCCATACATCAAACTCAATCCGGATAAAGAAGACAGGCCTATATTGTTTGTGTTGCCGCCGGCAGTAGGTGGGGCGGAAAGTTATCTCGGAAATATTATATCACAATTAAAAAATGTACCTATAGTTGCCTTCAATAATTACTACATGCATCTCAAGCAAAAACTGACTCAGGAAGAATTTACAGAGATCAGTTATGAGTTTCTTGCCCGCTACTATGCAGACCTGATCAGGAAATTACAGCCATCAGGCAAGTATCATCTGTTTGGATGGAGTATGGGAGGTATACTGGCTTTTGAGATTGCAAGGCAGTTGACGGCAAGTGGTTTAGAGGTGGAAAAAGTGGCAATGGTAGATTCCCTCTTCAAGTGCGGATATGTTTCTGATTTGTGTCATTCAACAATTTTGGGAAAGATTAACATGGGTTATGATCCGCAGTTGAAAGAGCGGATAGCAAAGCATGTCCTGCTTTTCAAAGCTACCAAAACAGGTGAACGCATACTGGAGACGGCTACGGAAAGTCAAATTCAGCTGGTCAACCACTACGTTGCATCGGCAGACAACTATCTGTCCGAAGTATTGCCAGGTGGGCCTGCGGAGATTGTGGAGTTTGATGGTGACCATGATACATGGGTATTCGACCATAACGTCGTGAAAAAAATAGCCGGACATTTATAGTAAAAAAGCCGGCAGCAAATCCGCTGCCGGCTTAATTTTATTAATATCATTCACAAAGTCACTGCAGCATATACGCGATATGATTTAATTGGGATAACCGGGGGTTATTGTTTATATTACTCCGATCAGTCAATCGGTACATTTCCCCGTTTCATCGATACATATGAAAAATAACCCGGCAGCCTCCCTTAATTTGTATATGTTATCCTGGAGAGCCCCTCAAATCAGCATCCACATTGTTTGCTGCCTGCTTTTTATGATATTTCCGTTGTTGTTTATGCACAACGGTAAAGGATATACTGAACTGATAGCGCCTGCCATGCATTACAGCTACTGGTTGTTCTGTAGTTGTTATATCATCCTGTTTTATTTCAACCGTTATTATCTCATGCCCAGATTTTTTATACCGGGCAGGTATGGTATTTATGTAGCAATGGCCCTGTTACTCTGTGGTGGTATATTTTTTCTGCAACCGTTTGACCGGCTGTTACAGCAAAAATGGGCTGTTCCTCCCGAAGGGGCAGATTGGGTGTATGAATCACCCGTTATCGATATTACCAGTCTCTTTATCTTCTTTATGATCATGGCGCTGGGCGCTGCCATTACTACCACGCGCCGCTGGCAGCTGACAGAACAGCGTGCCATCAGGGCTGAGCGGGAAAAAATACGGGCTGAATTATCTTTCCTGAAAGCACAGGTACATCCGCATTTTCTGTTTAACACCCTCAACAACATTTATACGCTGGCGCTTACAAAAAATAATTACACTGCGGACAGTATTCTGCGCTTGTCAAATATTATGCGGTACATTACGGATGATGTTTGTGCAGACTATGTACCCCTGCTTCAGGAAGAGGAATGTATCCGTGATTATATTGCCTTGCAGCAGCTGCGTCTGCGCCCGGGGCTGGTGGATTACAAGGTGACAGGCGAGCTGGAACGAAAGGTGATCAGCCCGCTGGTACTGATGACGTTTGTAGAGAATATGTTTAAGTACGGTGTCAGCAAACATATGCCGGCCCCGATGCTCATTCATCTGGAGATAAGCGAACATCATATTAATTTCTTCTGCCGGAACCGCATTTACCGGGAAAGGAAACCGGTACATAGCAGCGGTGTAGGCATTGCTAATACCAGGCAGCGGCTGGAACTGCTATATCCGCAAAAACATGTACTGAATATCACTACAGATAATAACCTATATACCGTCAGGCTGACATTGCAGATAGATTAACCCATGGAGACTACTTCTGTTAAACCTTTTACTTCATCCACCTATATGAAGATCAAAGCCATCGCTATAGATGATGAACCGCTTGCGCTGGAGCTTATTAAGAACTATACCGCGCAGTTCCCGGCTTTACAGCTGTTGCAGACTTTCGATGATGCGCTCTCTGGTGCTGAATTCCTTCGTTGCCGGCCGGTAGACCTGCTGTTCATTGATATCAACATGCCCGATATCACCGGCCTGGACCTTGTCCGGTCGCTGCCGGAAAAGCCCATGATCATTTTCACGACAGCGCATAAACGTTTTGCCCATGAGGGGTTTGAGCTGGAAGCACTGGACTACCTGCTGAAACCGATCAGCATCGAGCGTTTTGCCAGGACCATACAAAAAACCATAGGACAGTACCGCTACAAACATGCAGCTGTAGCGGCCCGTGAGCCTGAATCTTTTTTCGTTTATGCCGAATACAAACAGGTAAGGATATGGCTGGATGACATTGAATACATAGAAAGTCTGGAGGATTATATCCGTATTCACCTGCTGAATGCCAGACCTGTGCTGACACTTATGCCACTGAAGAAAGTGCTGGAGAAGCTTCCCCATGAACGTTTCCGGCGGATTCACCGCAGTTATATCGTAGCCATTCGCAGTATATGTTCCATCGCATACCGCAGAGTGCTGCTTTATTCCGGTGTCACCTTGCCCGTCAGTGATACTTATGCAGACGATATCAAAGAGTGGAGTGGTAAATAATACATCGGCACATCTCTCTCTTTGACCGATACTTACTTGATAAAAGAATGGTTATAGCTGAACTTTAAGCTAAACAATTCTTTATCTTATGGAAAGAAAAAATTTTCTCAGATCACTGGCGGTAACAGCCATTTCTGCACCTGTGCTCCTCGAAGCCTGTAAAAAGGATAGCGCAGAACAGGCCGCAACAGCCGCATCAACCCGTAATGCCAAAACAGAAGCGGCCTGTGTGCCTACAGATCCTGATATGGATGGCCCTTATCCGCTCTATAATAGCCGTGGATCGGTTATCAACAGGGTAAACATCACTGACAACAAACCTGGTCTTCCGCTGAACATCGACATCAAGGTGCAAAGCGTTAACAGGGGATGTGCTCCTGTAACCAATGCGCGGGTGGATATCTGGCAGTGCGACAAAGACGGCTATTATTCAGGCTATGTGAATAATGGTTACCTGGGCGTACAGAACAATGTCGGCCGCCTCTTCGGAAGAGGGTTACAGTATACTAACAGCGCCGGTATGGTACATTTCCTGTCTATCTATCCCGGTTGGTACCCTGGCCGTTGCACACACCTGCATGCTCAGGTCTTCATCGGCTCATACCTGTACCTGACCACCCAGATTGCATTCCCGGATGCGATCAATGCAGCTGTGTATAATACACCCTTGTATATTGCACACGGACAAAACCCCACTACCAACTACCTCGACACCATTATCAACGACTCACTGGCAACCGAACTGGCAACTGTAACTCCTAATTCCAATGGAGGTTATAACCTCTCTCATGTCATCAATATCTGATGATTCTTTTCAACCAATTTCTTACCAGTCGATCTAATTTATTTTTATGAAGATACAACCCGCGCAGATCACCCTGTCTTTCAGACAGGTCATAGATGCCACTTCTACAGGGGATTTTGAGAAAAAGGTTTTTGAAGATTCCTATGTAGAATTCCTCATGCAGTCGCAGGCCTATAATCCTGAAAAACAATTCCGGACCTTCAGTGAACTGAAAACCCATAATCCGAAATCCAATTCATTACATTACAAAGTGGGCTTTGCCGTCGGATTATACCTGCAGGAACTGGGAAACAGGATTCCAGGCGTGAAAGATTGCCTCGGTAGTATGCATCTGCCGTTTGAGTTGTATCACCTTGAACTGATTGAGTCTGATATCGAGGATCGCCAGCAGCATCGCGTTGCAGTTATTTACATCACACCGCCGTTCACCTTGCTGGAAATAATAGGAGACCGGCTGTTGCTGGTGTCCCCGGAGCAGACCAACAGTGCAGGCACATACGATACCTTCATGCTTTCATTCCAATCTCAGCTGTCTATCAGCAGCTATAAACCATCGGTACTGCCGCAGGATGAGCACCAGGCTGTACAGGCGTTCTAAA belongs to Chitinophaga sp. HK235 and includes:
- a CDS encoding sensor histidine kinase; translation: MKNNPAASLNLYMLSWRAPQISIHIVCCLLFMIFPLLFMHNGKGYTELIAPAMHYSYWLFCSCYIILFYFNRYYLMPRFFIPGRYGIYVAMALLLCGGIFFLQPFDRLLQQKWAVPPEGADWVYESPVIDITSLFIFFMIMALGAAITTTRRWQLTEQRAIRAEREKIRAELSFLKAQVHPHFLFNTLNNIYTLALTKNNYTADSILRLSNIMRYITDDVCADYVPLLQEEECIRDYIALQQLRLRPGLVDYKVTGELERKVISPLVLMTFVENMFKYGVSKHMPAPMLIHLEISEHHINFFCRNRIYRERKPVHSSGVGIANTRQRLELLYPQKHVLNITTDNNLYTVRLTLQID
- a CDS encoding LytTR family DNA-binding domain-containing protein; the protein is METTSVKPFTSSTYMKIKAIAIDDEPLALELIKNYTAQFPALQLLQTFDDALSGAEFLRCRPVDLLFIDINMPDITGLDLVRSLPEKPMIIFTTAHKRFAHEGFELEALDYLLKPISIERFARTIQKTIGQYRYKHAAVAAREPESFFVYAEYKQVRIWLDDIEYIESLEDYIRIHLLNARPVLTLMPLKKVLEKLPHERFRRIHRSYIVAIRSICSIAYRRVLLYSGVTLPVSDTYADDIKEWSGK